From one Leifsonia soli genomic stretch:
- a CDS encoding membrane dipeptidase — protein MLDPSPRYTGYTAYDYLEAGKDYREFRYAKQINRVPEYAGLDLSDAQKERTTRLLAESTVISLHDHVQVFPEDMTQLRDHIRQGREPTGYQGLSRSGLTAVFDNGMDGTCCISSDAGWKYQDVLFDLGVRMADLAHQDFVTKGETIKDIEYAAETGRIAHIFALEASTMIENEVDRLDVLYGFGVRQMGIAYSEANTLGSGLKERGDGGLTYFGERAVERMNKLGIAIDVSHSGDRTAVDAIKASTKPVFITHAGARSVWPTNRMKTDETIVECAKRGGVIGIEAAPHTTLSPEHPRHSLESVMDHFQYCVDLVGLEHVSFGPDTLFGDHVGLHDAFSSNLSLGQAHGHVEYEKVEYVDGIENPAEEFYNIIGWLVKHDYSDDEIRAVVGGNTLRVLKEVWV, from the coding sequence GTGCTCGACCCCTCCCCGCGCTACACCGGCTATACGGCCTACGACTACCTGGAGGCCGGCAAGGACTACCGCGAGTTCCGCTACGCCAAGCAGATCAACCGGGTGCCCGAGTACGCCGGCCTCGACCTCAGCGACGCGCAGAAGGAGCGCACCACGCGCCTCCTCGCCGAGTCGACGGTCATCTCGCTGCACGACCACGTGCAGGTCTTCCCCGAAGACATGACGCAGCTCCGCGACCACATCCGCCAGGGCCGCGAACCAACCGGCTACCAGGGCCTCTCGCGCTCCGGTCTCACCGCCGTGTTCGACAACGGGATGGACGGCACCTGCTGCATCTCGAGCGACGCCGGCTGGAAGTACCAGGACGTGCTCTTCGACCTCGGCGTCCGCATGGCCGACCTGGCCCACCAGGACTTCGTCACCAAGGGCGAGACGATCAAGGACATCGAGTACGCCGCCGAGACCGGGCGGATCGCCCACATCTTCGCGCTCGAGGCGTCGACCATGATCGAGAACGAGGTCGACCGGCTCGACGTGCTGTACGGCTTCGGCGTCCGCCAGATGGGCATCGCCTACTCGGAGGCGAACACCCTCGGCTCCGGCCTCAAGGAGCGCGGCGACGGCGGGCTCACGTACTTCGGCGAGCGCGCGGTCGAGCGGATGAACAAGCTCGGCATCGCGATCGACGTCTCCCACTCGGGCGACCGGACGGCGGTGGATGCCATCAAGGCCTCCACGAAGCCCGTCTTCATCACCCACGCGGGCGCCCGCAGCGTCTGGCCGACCAACCGCATGAAGACCGACGAGACGATCGTCGAGTGCGCGAAGCGCGGCGGCGTCATCGGCATCGAGGCGGCCCCGCACACGACGCTGTCGCCGGAGCACCCGCGCCACTCCCTGGAGTCGGTGATGGACCACTTCCAGTACTGCGTCGACCTCGTCGGCCTGGAGCACGTCAGCTTCGGACCGGACACCCTGTTCGGCGACCACGTCGGACTGCACGACGCCTTCTCGTCCAACCTGTCCCTCGGGCAGGCGCACGGCCACGTCGAGTACGAGAAGGTCGAGTACGTCGACGGGATCGAGAACCCGGCCGAGGAGTTCTACAACATCATCGGCTGGCTGGTGAAGCACGACTACTCCGACGACGAGATCCGCGCCGTCGTGGGTGGCAACACTCTTCGGGTCCTGAAGGAGGTGTGGGTCTGA
- a CDS encoding oligopeptide/dipeptide ABC transporter ATP-binding protein translates to MDTSNAHSTDVLQVRNLSVAFTGGGPDIPAVREVDLRVGRGEFVALLGESGSGKSVTARAIMGLGEENTRVTADVLRLGDVDLLSIGEEARRRLRGERISLVLQDALSALNPVMTIGDQIGELFRVHRGAGRKEARARAAELLALVGIPAPERRVDDYPHQFSGGMRQRILIAMAIALEPELLIADEPTTALDVTVQAQILDLLGSLRDRLGMGVLLITHDLGVVMEVADRVAVMYAGRIVESGDADTVFARPAHPYTEALLRSVPQAAQRGSDLLTIPGSPPSPARVPSGCSFHPRCHLAVEACRSVRPPLEEVAPGRRAACIRSEELIGELVR, encoded by the coding sequence GTGGACACATCGAACGCGCACAGCACCGACGTGCTGCAGGTACGCAATCTCTCCGTGGCCTTCACCGGCGGCGGCCCCGACATCCCCGCGGTCCGCGAGGTCGACCTCCGCGTCGGCCGGGGCGAGTTCGTCGCACTCCTGGGCGAGTCCGGCTCCGGCAAGTCCGTCACGGCGCGCGCGATCATGGGGCTGGGCGAGGAGAACACCCGCGTCACGGCCGACGTGCTTCGGCTCGGGGACGTCGACCTGCTCTCCATCGGCGAGGAGGCCCGCAGGCGGCTCCGCGGCGAGCGCATCTCGCTCGTCCTGCAGGACGCCCTGTCGGCGCTCAACCCGGTGATGACGATCGGCGACCAGATCGGCGAGCTCTTCCGCGTGCACCGCGGCGCCGGCCGCAAGGAGGCGCGTGCCCGCGCAGCGGAACTCCTCGCGCTCGTCGGGATCCCCGCCCCGGAACGCCGGGTCGACGACTACCCGCACCAGTTCTCCGGCGGCATGCGCCAGCGCATCCTGATCGCCATGGCCATCGCCCTGGAGCCGGAGCTGCTCATCGCGGACGAGCCGACGACCGCGCTGGACGTGACGGTGCAGGCGCAGATCCTCGACCTGCTGGGATCGCTGCGCGACCGGCTCGGGATGGGCGTGCTTCTGATCACGCACGACCTGGGCGTCGTGATGGAGGTCGCCGACCGGGTGGCCGTGATGTACGCCGGGCGGATCGTGGAGTCCGGCGACGCCGACACCGTGTTCGCGCGCCCCGCGCACCCGTACACGGAGGCGCTGCTGCGGTCGGTTCCGCAGGCGGCGCAGCGCGGGTCGGATCTGCTCACCATCCCGGGGTCGCCGCCCAGCCCCGCCCGCGTCCCCTCGGGCTGCTCGTTCCATCCCCGCTGCCATCTCGCCGTCGAGGCCTGCCGCAGCGTCCGTCCCCCGCTCGAAGAGGTCGCCCCCGGTCGGCGTGCGGCCTGCATCCGATCCGAGGAGCTCATCGGTGAACTCGTCCGCTGA
- a CDS encoding oligopeptide/dipeptide ABC transporter ATP-binding protein has protein sequence MNSSADTRSVIDPLAERGDAPDAEVVLSAQGLVRRFATGSALRPATVSAVDGISLDLHAGEILGIVGESGCGKSTLARMLVGLERPDGGTLSYRGTDVSRGRRRDRKRLREGVQMIFQDPYASLDPRMTVLDIVTEPIAAAHAMGRSARRARAVELLELVGLGEDMLTRFPHQFSGGQRQRIGIARALALDPDVLVCDEPVSALDVSVQAQVINLLGDIRRRLGVSIVFIAHDLSVVRHIADRVAVMYLGRIAELGETDVLYESPSHPYTQALLSATPTATREGRGRLAQRRILAGEPPSPVDPPSGCRFNPRCWMATDECRTAVPPLRPLHGPGIPLREVACHHAEDAVGIPVA, from the coding sequence GTGAACTCGTCCGCTGACACCCGTTCCGTCATCGACCCGCTCGCCGAGCGCGGGGACGCCCCGGACGCCGAGGTCGTCCTCAGCGCGCAGGGCCTGGTGCGCCGCTTCGCGACAGGGTCGGCTCTGCGGCCCGCGACCGTCTCGGCGGTCGACGGCATCTCGCTCGACCTCCACGCCGGCGAGATCCTCGGCATCGTCGGGGAGTCGGGATGCGGCAAGTCGACGCTCGCGCGCATGCTCGTCGGCCTCGAGCGCCCCGACGGCGGCACCCTCTCGTACCGGGGCACCGACGTGAGCCGCGGACGCCGGCGCGACCGCAAGCGCCTCCGCGAGGGGGTGCAGATGATCTTCCAGGACCCGTACGCCTCCCTCGACCCGCGCATGACCGTGCTCGACATCGTCACGGAGCCGATCGCCGCGGCCCACGCGATGGGCCGTTCGGCGCGGCGGGCCCGGGCGGTGGAGCTGCTGGAGCTGGTCGGGCTCGGCGAGGACATGCTCACCCGGTTCCCGCACCAGTTCTCCGGCGGCCAGCGCCAGCGCATCGGCATCGCGCGCGCCCTGGCACTCGACCCGGACGTGCTGGTCTGCGACGAACCGGTGTCCGCGCTGGATGTGTCGGTGCAGGCGCAGGTGATCAACCTGCTCGGCGACATCCGCCGCCGGCTCGGAGTGTCGATCGTGTTCATCGCGCACGACCTGTCCGTCGTCCGTCACATCGCCGACCGCGTCGCCGTGATGTACCTCGGCCGCATCGCCGAGCTCGGCGAGACCGACGTGCTCTACGAGAGCCCGTCGCACCCGTACACGCAGGCCCTGCTGTCGGCAACGCCGACCGCCACCCGCGAGGGCCGCGGCCGGCTGGCGCAGCGCCGCATCCTCGCCGGCGAGCCGCCGTCGCCGGTGGACCCGCCCTCCGGCTGCCGGTTCAACCCGCGCTGCTGGATGGCGACCGATGAGTGCCGGACGGCGGTCCCCCCGCTGCGTCCGCTGCACGGACCGGGCATCCCGCTGCGCGAGGTGGCGTGCCACCACGCCGAGGACGCGGTCGGCATCCCGGTCGCGTGA
- a CDS encoding Gfo/Idh/MocA family protein produces MTTSSPTWGILGTGGIAAAMTRDLQLDGHTVAAVGSRTPEAAAQFAAAHAVPRSHGSYEDLVADPDVDIVYIATPHPQHAPNALLALAAGKHVLVEKPFTMNQAEAQQIADAAHAGGLIALEAMWTRWLPHMERLQEIISDGTLGDLRSVVAHHVQLTNPDPAARMLNPALGGGALLDLGIYPVSFAWDVLGAPNQVLALSTPTATGVDRQTSILLGYESGAQAALTTELDAAGDNSATVIGTDARVELAATFFAPTSFRVVDAKGHVIETYESRIDGRGMQYQARAIERLIAAGGGEDVRLPLSQSVAIMGTLDTIRERICLVYG; encoded by the coding sequence ATGACGACCTCCTCCCCCACGTGGGGCATCCTCGGAACGGGCGGCATCGCGGCCGCCATGACCCGCGACCTGCAGCTGGACGGCCACACCGTCGCCGCGGTCGGCTCCCGAACCCCGGAGGCTGCCGCACAGTTCGCCGCCGCGCACGCCGTCCCGCGCTCCCACGGCAGTTACGAAGACCTGGTCGCCGATCCGGACGTCGACATCGTCTACATCGCGACGCCGCATCCGCAGCACGCCCCCAATGCCCTGCTCGCGCTGGCGGCCGGCAAGCACGTGCTCGTCGAGAAGCCGTTCACGATGAACCAAGCCGAGGCGCAGCAGATCGCGGACGCCGCGCACGCGGGCGGCCTCATTGCGCTCGAGGCGATGTGGACGCGGTGGCTGCCCCACATGGAGCGCCTCCAGGAGATCATCAGCGACGGCACCCTCGGCGACCTGCGCTCAGTCGTCGCCCACCACGTCCAGCTCACGAACCCCGACCCGGCCGCCCGGATGCTCAACCCCGCTCTCGGCGGCGGCGCACTGCTCGACCTCGGCATCTACCCGGTGTCGTTCGCCTGGGATGTGCTGGGCGCGCCGAACCAGGTGCTCGCACTGTCGACGCCGACCGCGACCGGCGTCGACCGCCAGACGTCCATCCTGCTCGGTTACGAGAGCGGCGCTCAGGCGGCCCTCACCACCGAGCTGGACGCCGCGGGCGACAACAGCGCCACCGTGATCGGGACGGACGCCCGCGTCGAACTCGCCGCGACCTTCTTCGCCCCCACCTCCTTCCGGGTCGTCGACGCGAAGGGCCACGTCATCGAGACGTACGAGTCGCGCATCGACGGACGCGGGATGCAGTACCAGGCGCGCGCGATCGAACGGCTGATCGCGGCGGGCGGCGGAGAGGATGTGCGCCTGCCGCTCTCGCAGTCGGTCGCGATCATGGGCACGCTCGACACCATCCGGGAGCGCATCTGCCTCGTCTACGGCTGA
- a CDS encoding 3-hydroxybutyrate dehydrogenase: MTDLTGRRALVTGGASGIGLACAEAFAAAGARVTIADLNGDAARAVAQRLGGDAWEVDLSKTGELAGAAVDVDILVNNAGIQHVRPIPEFEPETFALMLRIMVEAPFLLIRAALPGMYERGFGRIVNISSVHGLRASEFKSAYVTAKHALEGLSKTTALEGGAHGVTSNCINPGYVRTPLVEKQIADQARLHGIPEDEVVEKVMLTEASIKRLVEPTEVAGLALWLAGDDAGMVTGASYTMDGGWSAR; the protein is encoded by the coding sequence ATGACCGATCTCACGGGGAGGCGCGCGCTGGTCACCGGCGGCGCCAGCGGCATCGGGCTGGCCTGCGCCGAGGCGTTCGCAGCCGCCGGCGCCCGGGTGACGATCGCCGACCTGAACGGCGACGCGGCGCGCGCGGTCGCGCAGCGGCTCGGCGGCGACGCGTGGGAGGTCGACCTGTCGAAGACCGGCGAGCTGGCCGGAGCGGCGGTGGATGTCGACATCCTCGTGAACAACGCCGGCATCCAGCACGTCCGCCCGATCCCCGAGTTCGAGCCGGAGACGTTCGCCCTGATGCTGCGGATCATGGTGGAGGCGCCGTTCCTCCTCATTCGTGCGGCGCTGCCCGGAATGTACGAACGGGGTTTCGGCCGGATCGTCAACATCTCCAGCGTGCACGGACTGCGGGCGTCCGAGTTCAAGTCGGCGTACGTCACGGCCAAGCACGCCCTGGAGGGGCTCTCGAAGACGACCGCGCTCGAAGGCGGGGCGCACGGCGTCACCTCCAACTGCATCAACCCCGGTTACGTCCGCACCCCGCTCGTGGAGAAGCAGATCGCCGATCAGGCGCGTCTCCACGGCATCCCGGAGGACGAGGTGGTCGAGAAGGTGATGCTGACGGAGGCGTCGATCAAGCGCCTGGTGGAGCCGACCGAGGTGGCCGGTCTGGCGCTGTGGCTCGCGGGAGACGACGCGGGGATGGTCACCGGCGCGAGCTACACGATGGACGGCGGGTGGAGCGCGCGGTGA
- a CDS encoding alpha/beta hydrolase, which yields MSTRAGYAPFTVPVAGGDLAGGVWHPDAEGMPILAVHGITASHRAWLLAADRLPRRRLIAPDLRGRGRSSGLPGPFGLVQHADDLARVLDALSLDRVVVAGHSMGAFVAVRFAERHPDRVERLVLIDGGLPLPPPEGVAPEDVPAVVLGPAIERLRMRFASPEEYEAFWRRHPAIGPWWNPAIADYVAYDLVGDAPELRSSADAEAVSVNALELDGSAGYAEALASLLLPIDLVRAPRGLLDGPPLYDPAVVAEWHERLPGMRIHEADDVNHYTILMTDAGLRQVLPVLDPKETPR from the coding sequence GTGAGCACACGGGCGGGCTACGCGCCGTTCACGGTCCCGGTGGCCGGCGGCGACCTCGCCGGCGGTGTGTGGCACCCGGACGCCGAGGGGATGCCGATCCTCGCCGTCCACGGGATCACCGCCAGCCACCGCGCCTGGCTGCTGGCCGCCGACCGCCTGCCGCGCCGGCGCCTGATCGCGCCCGATCTGCGCGGGCGCGGGCGCAGCTCCGGCCTCCCCGGACCGTTCGGGCTCGTCCAGCACGCCGACGACCTGGCCCGGGTGCTGGATGCGCTCTCCCTCGACCGCGTCGTCGTCGCCGGCCACTCCATGGGCGCCTTCGTCGCGGTCCGCTTCGCCGAACGCCACCCGGACCGGGTCGAGCGGCTGGTGCTGATCGACGGCGGCCTGCCCCTCCCGCCTCCGGAGGGCGTCGCGCCCGAGGACGTGCCCGCCGTCGTGCTGGGCCCCGCGATCGAGCGCCTGCGGATGCGGTTCGCGTCGCCGGAGGAGTATGAGGCGTTCTGGCGGCGGCATCCGGCGATCGGTCCGTGGTGGAACCCCGCGATCGCCGACTACGTCGCCTACGACCTCGTCGGGGACGCCCCGGAGCTCCGGTCGAGCGCCGACGCCGAGGCCGTCTCCGTGAACGCGCTCGAACTCGACGGGTCCGCCGGCTACGCCGAGGCGCTCGCCTCCCTCCTGCTTCCGATCGACCTCGTGCGCGCTCCCCGCGGCCTGCTGGACGGACCGCCCCTCTACGACCCCGCCGTCGTCGCCGAGTGGCACGAGCGGCTGCCCGGGATGCGCATCCACGAGGCCGACGACGTGAACCACTACACGATCCTGATGACCGATGCCGGACTTCGGCAGGTCCTCCCCGTGCTCGACCCGAAGGAGACACCCCGATGA
- a CDS encoding alpha/beta hydrolase has product MSGTLLPGIDARAVRTSRYTANVLERPATGDPLRTVLFVHGNVSSSLFWQPLMLSLPEGVRAIAVDLRGFGDSETLPVDATRGVRDFSDDVAAVADELGLGAVHVVGWSLGGGVVMQLLLDRPDLVASLTLVSPVSPYGFGGTAADGSLLNADASGTGGGGANPDFVARLAAGDTGEEAPTSPRAVYRSSYVAPGFVSEHEDLWVESMLSTATGPDNYPGDSTPSEHWPGFAPGTRGILNTLAPTYFDTSGIVDAPAKPPILWIHGAVDAIVGDASFFDLNQLGAAGIIPGWPGDQVAPPQPMLAQTRAVLDRYAAAGGTTREVVFEDCGHSAHIEKPDEFRAELLAWIG; this is encoded by the coding sequence ATGAGTGGAACGCTGCTGCCCGGCATCGACGCCCGCGCCGTCCGCACCTCCCGCTACACCGCCAACGTGCTGGAACGCCCGGCCACGGGCGACCCTCTCCGCACCGTGCTGTTCGTGCACGGCAACGTCTCGTCGTCGCTGTTCTGGCAGCCGCTCATGCTGTCGCTGCCGGAGGGCGTGCGCGCCATCGCGGTCGATCTCCGCGGGTTCGGCGACAGCGAGACCCTCCCGGTGGATGCGACCCGCGGCGTCCGCGACTTCTCCGACGATGTCGCGGCCGTCGCCGACGAGCTCGGCCTCGGCGCCGTGCACGTGGTCGGCTGGAGCCTCGGCGGCGGCGTGGTCATGCAGCTGCTGCTCGACCGGCCGGACCTCGTCGCGAGCCTGACCCTGGTCTCCCCCGTCTCGCCGTACGGCTTCGGAGGGACGGCCGCCGACGGCAGCCTGCTGAATGCGGATGCCTCGGGCACGGGCGGCGGCGGGGCCAACCCGGACTTCGTGGCGCGGCTCGCCGCGGGCGACACCGGCGAGGAGGCGCCCACGTCGCCGCGCGCCGTGTACCGCTCCTCGTACGTCGCGCCCGGCTTCGTCTCCGAGCATGAGGACCTCTGGGTGGAGTCGATGCTCTCCACGGCGACCGGGCCCGACAACTACCCGGGGGATTCGACGCCGTCCGAGCACTGGCCGGGGTTCGCGCCGGGCACCCGCGGCATCCTGAACACGCTGGCCCCGACGTACTTCGACACCTCGGGCATCGTGGATGCGCCGGCCAAGCCGCCCATCCTGTGGATCCACGGCGCGGTCGACGCGATCGTCGGCGACGCGTCGTTCTTCGACCTCAACCAGCTGGGCGCCGCGGGCATCATCCCGGGATGGCCGGGCGACCAGGTCGCTCCGCCGCAGCCGATGCTCGCGCAGACGCGGGCCGTGCTCGACCGCTACGCCGCGGCCGGGGGCACCACGCGCGAGGTCGTGTTCGAGGACTGCGGGCACTCCGCCCACATCGAGAAACCGGACGAGTTCCGCGCCGAGCTGCTGGCCTGGATCGGCTGA
- a CDS encoding TetR/AcrR family transcriptional regulator, with amino-acid sequence MSRAPRRPPAERRAELSAAARDLALADGLTAVTMRGVAGRAGVAPALVAHYHPVMDELVASAFTAVVAAELDEVRALLGREDDPTARLAALLRTLLDGTRDDVTLVWVEAWALGRRNEALAAAVRDQMDAWQALLLDVVERGVAAGVFHTDDPAQAAWQLLGMIDGLNAQALVRWGAGGDRGPVLAHAVEGLLGLRRGTLAA; translated from the coding sequence ATGTCAAGAGCACCCCGCCGCCCGCCCGCGGAGCGCCGCGCAGAGCTCTCGGCTGCCGCGCGCGACCTCGCGCTCGCCGACGGGCTCACCGCGGTGACCATGCGGGGCGTCGCCGGCCGCGCCGGGGTCGCTCCCGCCCTGGTCGCGCACTACCACCCGGTGATGGACGAGCTGGTCGCATCCGCCTTCACCGCGGTCGTCGCCGCCGAGCTGGATGAGGTGCGCGCCCTCCTCGGCCGCGAGGACGACCCGACGGCCCGGCTCGCCGCGCTGCTGCGCACGCTGCTGGACGGCACGCGCGACGACGTCACGCTCGTCTGGGTCGAGGCGTGGGCGCTCGGCCGGCGCAACGAGGCGCTCGCCGCGGCGGTGCGCGACCAGATGGACGCCTGGCAGGCGCTCCTCCTCGACGTCGTCGAGCGCGGGGTCGCCGCCGGCGTCTTCCACACGGACGACCCGGCGCAGGCCGCGTGGCAGTTGCTCGGGATGATCGACGGCCTCAACGCGCAGGCCCTGGTGCGTTGGGGAGCGGGCGGCGATCGCGGGCCCGTCCTGGCGCACGCCGTCGAGGGCCTCCTCGGCCTGCGCCGCGGCACGCTCGCCGCCTGA
- a CDS encoding agmatine deiminase family protein, producing the protein MTWRMPAETAPHERTWMAFPRTGLTLGDDAASAEEAYAAWTAVAHAVAEFEPVTMVVDPSERDRARRMLGSHIEQVEAPLDEFWMRDFGPTFVVDDDRPGVLGAVDWTFNGWGDPEWAEWHTSAEIARFVAERTGAELISSLLVNEGGGIHVDGEGTVLLTETVQLDPRRNRYADKERVEAELARTIGATHAIWLPRGLTRDYDDFGTNGHVDIVATIPAPGRLLLHTQRDPEHPDHQVSRELHALLSGTTDVAGRSWDIIDLPAPATLRDEEGFVDWSYVNHLVVNDGIVACGFGEERADAEATEILEAAYPGRRVTMVDSRPIFARGGGIHCITQQQPAVSA; encoded by the coding sequence ATGACCTGGCGCATGCCCGCAGAGACCGCACCGCACGAGCGCACCTGGATGGCCTTCCCCCGCACCGGCCTCACGCTCGGCGACGACGCCGCATCGGCCGAGGAGGCGTACGCCGCGTGGACGGCCGTCGCCCACGCCGTCGCCGAGTTCGAGCCGGTCACGATGGTCGTCGACCCGAGCGAGCGCGACCGCGCCCGCCGGATGCTCGGAAGCCACATCGAGCAGGTCGAAGCTCCCCTCGACGAGTTCTGGATGCGCGACTTCGGCCCCACCTTCGTGGTCGACGACGACCGCCCCGGCGTGCTCGGAGCCGTCGACTGGACGTTCAACGGCTGGGGCGACCCCGAGTGGGCGGAGTGGCACACGTCGGCCGAGATCGCCCGGTTCGTCGCCGAGCGCACCGGCGCCGAGCTGATCAGCTCGCTCCTCGTCAACGAGGGCGGCGGCATCCACGTCGACGGCGAGGGCACTGTGCTGCTGACCGAGACGGTCCAGCTCGACCCGCGGCGCAACCGCTACGCCGACAAGGAGCGTGTTGAGGCCGAGCTCGCCCGCACGATCGGCGCGACGCACGCGATCTGGCTGCCGCGCGGCCTCACCCGCGACTACGACGACTTCGGGACGAACGGCCACGTCGACATCGTGGCCACCATCCCCGCCCCCGGGCGGCTGCTGCTGCACACCCAGCGCGACCCGGAGCACCCCGACCACCAGGTCTCGCGCGAGCTGCACGCCCTGCTCTCCGGCACGACCGACGTCGCCGGCCGCAGCTGGGACATCATCGACCTGCCCGCCCCCGCCACCCTCCGCGACGAGGAGGGCTTCGTCGACTGGAGCTACGTCAACCACCTCGTCGTCAACGACGGCATCGTCGCGTGCGGCTTCGGCGAGGAGCGCGCGGACGCCGAGGCGACGGAGATCCTCGAGGCGGCGTATCCCGGCCGCCGGGTAACGATGGTCGACTCGCGCCCGATCTTCGCGCGCGGCGGCGGCATCCACTGCATCACCCAGCAGCAGCCCGCGGTGAGCGCATGA
- a CDS encoding amidase: protein MTFDVVEAPIADLRRALEAGATTSEELVTAYLARIDAYDAAGPRLNAVVVRNPDAIAEARASDLRRSRGETLGPLDGIPYTAKDSYLARGLTAAAGSPAFAQLIAQRDAFTIERLRAGGAILLGLTNMPPMANGGMQRGVYGRAESPYNADYLTAAFGSGSSNGSGTATAASFAAFGLGEETWSSGRAPASNNALCAYTPSRGVISVRGNWPLVPTMDVVVPHTRTMADLLEVLDVIVADDPETRGDFWRAQPWVPIPRASELRPASYPALAGSVPLAGRRFGVPRMYINADPEAGTGEGGPGGRGGIGGATGRPIETRASVIALWERARRDLEADGATVVEVDFPAVTNYEGDRAGAPSIATRGLVTPAFLRREIVDLSAWAWDDFLAANGDPALRTLADVDGARIFPHPDGALPDRYDGFEDDIADYPAWVRAHPGIALSDIPELADGLRGLEQTRRVDLEEWMDGLGLDAVVFPAVADVGPADMDVNPASADLGWRNGVWVANGNLVPRHLGIPTVTVPMGTMDDIGMPVGLTFAGRAYDDSALLALASAFERLAPCRTAPPRTPRLP, encoded by the coding sequence ATGACGTTCGATGTCGTGGAGGCGCCCATCGCGGATCTGCGGCGGGCGCTGGAGGCCGGGGCGACCACCAGCGAGGAGCTGGTCACGGCGTACCTCGCACGGATCGATGCGTACGACGCGGCCGGCCCGCGCCTCAACGCGGTCGTGGTCCGCAACCCGGACGCCATCGCGGAGGCCCGCGCCTCCGATCTGCGGCGCTCGCGCGGCGAGACGCTCGGACCGCTCGACGGCATCCCGTACACGGCGAAGGACAGCTACCTGGCGCGCGGGCTCACCGCGGCGGCGGGCTCACCGGCCTTCGCGCAGCTGATCGCCCAGCGGGACGCGTTCACGATCGAGCGCCTGCGCGCCGGGGGCGCCATCCTGCTCGGGCTCACCAACATGCCGCCGATGGCGAACGGCGGCATGCAGCGCGGCGTGTACGGCCGCGCGGAATCTCCGTACAACGCCGACTACCTCACCGCCGCGTTCGGCTCGGGGTCGTCGAACGGCTCCGGCACGGCCACGGCGGCGAGCTTCGCGGCGTTCGGCCTCGGCGAGGAGACCTGGTCGTCGGGCCGGGCCCCTGCATCCAACAACGCCCTGTGCGCCTACACGCCGTCCCGTGGCGTGATCTCGGTGCGCGGCAACTGGCCGCTGGTGCCGACGATGGATGTGGTGGTGCCGCACACGCGCACGATGGCCGACCTGCTCGAGGTGCTCGACGTGATCGTGGCCGACGACCCGGAGACCCGCGGCGACTTCTGGCGCGCGCAGCCGTGGGTTCCGATCCCGCGCGCGTCGGAGCTGCGGCCCGCGTCGTACCCCGCTCTCGCCGGTAGCGTCCCGCTGGCGGGGCGGCGGTTCGGGGTGCCCCGGATGTACATCAACGCCGACCCGGAGGCCGGCACAGGCGAGGGCGGACCGGGCGGCCGCGGCGGCATCGGCGGCGCGACGGGCCGCCCGATCGAGACCCGCGCATCCGTCATCGCGCTGTGGGAGCGCGCCCGCCGCGACCTGGAGGCGGACGGGGCGACGGTCGTCGAGGTCGACTTCCCGGCGGTGACGAACTACGAGGGCGACCGGGCCGGCGCGCCGTCCATCGCGACCCGCGGCCTGGTGACCCCCGCGTTCCTCCGGCGCGAGATCGTGGACCTCTCCGCGTGGGCGTGGGACGACTTCCTCGCCGCCAACGGCGATCCGGCCCTCCGCACCCTGGCCGACGTCGACGGCGCACGCATCTTCCCGCACCCCGACGGCGCTCTGCCCGATCGGTACGACGGGTTCGAGGACGACATCGCCGACTACCCCGCCTGGGTGCGGGCGCATCCCGGAATAGCGCTGTCCGACATCCCGGAGCTCGCCGACGGCCTGCGCGGACTCGAGCAGACCCGGCGCGTCGACCTGGAGGAGTGGATGGACGGCCTCGGTCTCGACGCCGTCGTCTTCCCCGCCGTCGCGGATGTGGGGCCGGCCGACATGGACGTGAACCCGGCGTCCGCCGACCTCGGCTGGCGGAACGGCGTCTGGGTCGCGAACGGCAACCTCGTCCCGCGTCATCTCGGCATCCCCACCGTCACCGTGCCGATGGGGACGATGGACGACATCGGGATGCCCGTCGGCCTCACCTTCGCCGGCCGCGCGTACGACGATTCGGCGTTGCTCGCGCTGGCGTCCGCCTTCGAGCGCCTCGCGCCGTGCCGCACCGCTCCCCCGCGCACGCCCCGCCTCCCTTAG